One window from the genome of Bacillus weihaiensis encodes:
- a CDS encoding LiaI-LiaF-like domain-containing protein, whose translation MKNGKAGYGIFLIAIGLLFSLQTVGIIDEFWSFSWPLILLFVSIGFHVGFFLSGANKQKAGLLVPGGILFVLSLLFTFEEMTGWNYSGYTWPIYLVAVAVGLFELWLFGGREFGLLIPIFILSGLAFVFMIQNMFSFNILSFWPLLLIIVGLFLVFGRGSNSAKDV comes from the coding sequence ATGAAAAATGGTAAAGCGGGTTATGGTATATTCCTAATCGCAATTGGACTTTTATTTTCTTTACAAACAGTAGGCATCATCGATGAATTTTGGAGCTTTTCCTGGCCTCTTATTCTTTTATTTGTATCTATTGGGTTTCACGTTGGATTCTTTTTATCAGGAGCAAATAAACAAAAGGCGGGTTTGCTAGTACCAGGTGGAATATTATTTGTGTTAAGTCTGCTTTTCACTTTTGAAGAAATGACAGGGTGGAATTACTCTGGATATACGTGGCCCATTTATTTAGTAGCAGTTGCTGTTGGACTATTTGAACTATGGTTATTCGGAGGAAGAGAGTTCGGACTTCTTATTCCGATTTTTATCTTATCTGGATTAGCCTTTGTTTTTATGATTCAAAACATGTTCTCATTTAATATCCTTTCATTTTGGCCACTCCTTCTTATTATAGTAGGTTTATTTCTTGTTTTTGGAAGAGGGAGTAATTCGGCAAAAGATGTATAG
- a CDS encoding hemolysin family protein encodes MDIVNLLLVAILIALTGFFVASEFAIVKIRSSRIDQLIAEGNKKAVAAKKVIDNLDEYLSACQLGITITALGLGWLGEPTIEHLLTPIFNQYSLPSSISAVLSFTIAFTTITFLHVVVGELAPKTVAIQKAEQVSIWFAKPLMVFYRIMYPFIWILNGSARFITGLFGFKPVSEHELAHSEEELRIILSESYKSGEINQSEFKYVNKIFEFDNRIAKEIMVPRTEIVSLSIDAPIQEQLEIIKDEKYTRYPIVDGDKDHIVGIVNIKEIFTDLIHFESDQPLTIDKYVRPIIQVIESVPIHELLLKMQRERIHMAILIDEYGGTAGLVTVEDILEEIVGEIRDEFDADEVPLIQKVNENKYIIDGKVLVSEINELLGLEIDDADVDTIGGWILTEHYDIQTGGLVELHPYSFKVKQMENHHIKSIEISKIQVEAIPNPTLLENKIATSS; translated from the coding sequence TTGGACATAGTGAATTTGTTGCTTGTTGCAATTTTAATCGCTCTTACGGGTTTTTTCGTTGCTTCTGAATTTGCCATTGTAAAAATTAGGAGCTCTCGTATTGACCAATTAATTGCAGAAGGAAACAAAAAGGCAGTTGCAGCTAAAAAGGTTATTGATAATCTTGATGAATATTTATCTGCCTGTCAACTTGGAATTACCATTACTGCTCTAGGTTTAGGCTGGTTAGGTGAACCAACTATAGAGCATTTATTAACGCCAATCTTTAACCAGTACTCATTGCCAAGTTCTATTTCAGCCGTTTTGTCGTTTACGATTGCATTTACAACGATTACATTTTTACATGTTGTTGTAGGTGAGTTAGCACCAAAAACAGTTGCAATACAAAAAGCTGAGCAAGTTAGTATTTGGTTTGCAAAACCTTTAATGGTCTTCTATCGTATAATGTACCCGTTTATTTGGATTTTAAACGGATCTGCACGATTTATTACAGGTCTTTTTGGATTTAAGCCTGTATCAGAGCACGAGCTTGCTCATAGTGAAGAAGAATTGAGAATTATTTTGTCTGAAAGCTATAAAAGTGGAGAGATTAATCAATCTGAATTTAAGTATGTAAATAAGATTTTTGAATTTGATAATCGAATTGCAAAGGAAATTATGGTTCCTCGTACTGAAATCGTATCACTCTCTATTGACGCACCCATTCAGGAGCAGCTAGAGATTATTAAGGATGAAAAGTACACAAGATATCCGATTGTAGATGGTGATAAGGATCATATCGTAGGTATTGTCAATATTAAAGAGATTTTTACAGACCTTATTCATTTTGAAAGTGATCAGCCGTTAACTATTGATAAATATGTTCGTCCGATCATTCAAGTAATTGAATCGGTTCCTATTCATGAACTATTGCTAAAAATGCAAAGAGAAAGAATTCATATGGCAATCTTAATTGATGAATATGGTGGAACTGCTGGACTTGTAACTGTTGAAGATATTCTTGAAGAAATCGTTGGGGAAATCAGGGATGAATTTGATGCAGATGAAGTTCCTTTGATTCAAAAGGTGAATGAGAATAAATATATTATTGACGGTAAAGTCCTTGTAAGTGAAATTAATGAACTGTTAGGACTTGAAATTGATGATGCAGACGTAGACACGATTGGTGGTTGGATTTTAACTGAGCATTACGATATCCAAACAGGTGGCTTAGTTGAGCTTCATCCGTATTCATTTAAAGTTAAACAGATGGAAAACCATCATATTAAATCAATTGAAATTTCAAAAATTCAGGTAGAAGCTATACCAAATCCAACACTTTTAGAGAATAAAATAGCAACATCCTCTTAA
- a CDS encoding HAD-IA family hydrolase, translated as MNVLWDFDGTLFNTYPAFTEVMYELMNNKVAKEAIYKELKISFSHAVEFFGLDEEQVKVFKERERALSPKEKGPFPYVEEVLQKTNVNVIMTHKPRNEVMAILDYYDWHKYFSEIVAGDDGFPRKPDSASYRYLHKRHHLDLAVGDRLLDIIPAKEIGLSTCLFQNEAKGADYYLQSYQDFFAVIK; from the coding sequence TTGAACGTTTTATGGGATTTTGATGGAACATTATTTAATACGTATCCAGCTTTTACAGAAGTCATGTATGAGCTCATGAACAATAAGGTTGCAAAGGAAGCTATTTATAAAGAATTAAAAATCTCTTTTTCTCATGCAGTCGAATTCTTTGGGTTAGATGAAGAACAAGTCAAAGTATTCAAAGAAAGGGAAAGAGCACTTTCTCCTAAAGAAAAAGGACCTTTTCCATATGTAGAGGAAGTGTTACAGAAAACAAACGTAAATGTCATTATGACGCATAAACCCAGAAATGAAGTAATGGCGATTTTAGATTATTATGATTGGCATAAGTATTTTAGTGAGATCGTTGCAGGTGATGATGGGTTTCCGAGGAAACCAGATAGTGCATCATATCGATATTTGCACAAACGTCATCACTTAGATTTAGCTGTAGGAGATCGTTTATTAGATATTATTCCTGCCAAAGAGATTGGGCTGTCTACTTGCCTATTTCAAAATGAAGCTAAAGGTGCTGACTACTACCTACAATCGTACCAGGATTTTTTTGCGGTAATAAAATAA
- a CDS encoding potassium channel family protein, with protein MIYFKKFFVKMIHLNNWTLVFATISLVLISSYFIYFIEPETFTSPFEGLWWTMTTVATVGYGDVSPTTVSGKIFAMFLYVIGIGLMTIFIGKVIDFFSLRKRLKEEGKLKITANDHIILINWTKRASITLDELLTTFDSIHVVIIDEELAKIPLLHERVDFVSGNPADVETLQKANVLSAKSVMIFSPDGRMTTSQADGHTLLIASTLEGIGKENNQNIYTICEVANSQHMNAFLHANVEEFITANDTAAHLAARSIIYNGSSEIIRQLTSHQGYDLYSIDPKPEWKTYEDARKVLSEKGALLISDGSDLSIINNLSKKVKSDTKLFIICNSDTYSKIIS; from the coding sequence ATGATTTACTTCAAAAAATTCTTTGTTAAAATGATCCACTTAAATAACTGGACTTTAGTTTTTGCTACTATTTCATTGGTTTTAATCAGTAGCTATTTTATTTATTTTATCGAACCCGAAACGTTTACAAGCCCATTTGAGGGCCTTTGGTGGACAATGACTACTGTCGCCACTGTTGGATATGGTGATGTCTCACCGACAACAGTATCCGGTAAAATATTCGCCATGTTTTTATACGTTATCGGAATTGGACTTATGACGATTTTCATCGGGAAAGTTATTGATTTCTTCAGCTTACGTAAAAGACTAAAGGAGGAAGGAAAGTTGAAAATTACTGCAAACGATCATATTATTCTCATTAACTGGACAAAAAGAGCTTCGATTACCCTCGATGAACTACTTACCACATTTGATTCCATTCATGTGGTTATTATTGACGAGGAACTAGCAAAAATCCCACTCCTCCATGAACGAGTTGACTTTGTAAGCGGTAATCCAGCTGATGTTGAGACACTTCAAAAAGCGAACGTACTATCTGCTAAATCAGTGATGATTTTTTCACCAGACGGTCGAATGACAACCTCACAAGCCGATGGTCATACACTCTTAATTGCTTCAACATTAGAAGGTATCGGCAAGGAAAATAACCAAAATATCTATACAATCTGTGAAGTAGCGAATTCTCAGCATATGAATGCCTTTTTACATGCAAATGTAGAAGAATTTATTACAGCAAATGATACGGCAGCCCACCTTGCAGCTCGTTCCATTATCTATAACGGATCAAGTGAAATTATTCGACAGCTTACTAGTCATCAAGGCTATGATCTATACTCAATTGATCCAAAACCAGAATGGAAAACTTATGAAGATGCACGGAAAGTTCTTTCAGAAAAAGGCGCCCTTCTCATCTCAGATGGGAGTGACTTGTCAATTATCAATAACCTTTCAAAGAAAGTGAAAAGCGACACAAAGCTTTTTATTATTTGTAATAGCGATACGTATTCAAAAATCATTTCTTAA
- the motA gene encoding flagellar motor stator protein MotA, translated as MDKTTLIGIILSLIAVGVGMFLKGVSPSNLLNAPAILIIILGTIAAVTIAFPTNEIKKVPKLFGIIFKEQKIPTIQELIPLFSDWAQVARKEGLLALEAKLSEVDDPFLKNGLLMAVDGQNAEFIRDVMSEEIEAMEERHQASATIFTQAGTYAPTLGVLGAVVGLIAALSHMEDSNALGAAIGAAFIATMMGIFTGYVLWHPFANKLKRKSKQEVKVKQVMIEGVLSVLEGQAPKAIEQKLATYLPVSERNQLNASIAEGESVNG; from the coding sequence ATGGATAAAACTACATTAATAGGAATTATACTGTCGCTTATCGCAGTTGGAGTTGGGATGTTTTTAAAAGGCGTAAGTCCCTCAAACTTATTAAATGCGCCTGCGATTTTAATCATTATCTTAGGAACAATCGCTGCAGTTACAATTGCATTTCCAACAAACGAGATTAAAAAAGTACCAAAATTATTTGGTATTATTTTCAAAGAGCAAAAAATACCAACCATTCAAGAGCTTATTCCGTTATTCTCAGATTGGGCTCAAGTGGCACGTAAAGAAGGTTTACTTGCACTAGAAGCAAAATTATCAGAGGTTGATGACCCCTTCTTAAAAAATGGTTTATTAATGGCCGTGGATGGTCAAAATGCAGAATTTATTCGTGATGTGATGTCAGAAGAAATAGAAGCAATGGAAGAACGTCACCAAGCATCGGCAACAATATTTACACAAGCTGGGACTTATGCTCCAACACTTGGAGTTTTAGGAGCAGTTGTCGGTCTTATTGCAGCCCTTTCCCATATGGAAGATTCCAATGCTCTTGGTGCTGCCATCGGCGCTGCCTTTATCGCAACAATGATGGGGATCTTCACTGGTTATGTTTTGTGGCATCCTTTCGCAAATAAACTAAAACGTAAATCAAAACAAGAAGTAAAAGTAAAACAAGTGATGATTGAAGGAGTTCTATCAGTATTAGAGGGACAAGCCCCTAAAGCAATTGAGCAAAAACTAGCAACATACCTACCTGTAAGTGAAAGAAATCAATTAAATGCTTCGATCGCTGAGGGAGAGAGCGTAAATGGCTAG
- the motB gene encoding flagellar motor protein MotB, translating into MARKKKHKHEDEHMDESWLVPYADLLTLVLALFIVLFAMSSVDAQKFQQLSRAFNSTFTGGTGVLEYPSPTPDGEMEQLDIEKEQQINEEDIEEAKERIEQENLKEIQDKINSYITDNKLETRLETRLTDEGLLITLLNDVFFNSGSSEVREKDKKLASEISELLIMSPPRNIIVSGHTDNIPINNSEFDSNWHLSVMRAVNFMKILIDNDKLDPKAFSAKGFGEFSPVASNETKEGRQKNRRVEILILPYEQKPSQ; encoded by the coding sequence ATGGCTAGAAAGAAGAAGCATAAACATGAAGATGAGCATATGGATGAATCCTGGCTGGTACCTTATGCAGATTTATTAACGTTAGTACTAGCGCTATTTATCGTGCTTTTTGCAATGAGTTCAGTTGATGCCCAAAAATTCCAGCAATTGTCTAGAGCATTTAATTCAACATTTACTGGAGGTACAGGTGTATTGGAATACCCAAGCCCCACTCCTGATGGTGAAATGGAACAATTAGATATTGAAAAAGAACAACAAATAAATGAGGAAGACATTGAAGAAGCCAAAGAGCGAATTGAGCAAGAAAACCTAAAAGAAATTCAAGATAAAATTAATAGCTATATAACTGATAATAAACTAGAAACTAGACTAGAAACTAGGCTCACAGACGAAGGATTGCTAATCACCCTTTTAAATGATGTATTCTTTAATTCTGGAAGTTCAGAAGTTCGTGAAAAAGATAAAAAGCTTGCTTCAGAGATTTCAGAGCTTCTCATCATGAGCCCACCACGTAATATAATCGTGAGTGGTCATACAGATAATATCCCGATTAATAACTCAGAATTTGATTCTAACTGGCACCTGAGTGTGATGCGTGCTGTAAACTTTATGAAGATTTTAATCGATAACGATAAGTTAGATCCGAAAGCTTTTAGCGCAAAGGGATTTGGCGAATTCAGCCCTGTAGCTTCTAACGAAACGAAAGAAGGCAGACAAAAAAATCGACGTGTTGAAATTTTGATATTACCTTATGAGCAAAAGCCATCACAATAA
- a CDS encoding MarR family winged helix-turn-helix transcriptional regulator: MDKTKEIEDSLKFFIVLSRAHRAFNDVVNKNIATFKLNPTEFAVLELLYHKGDQPLQQIGGKILLASGSITYVVDKLEQKNLLNRVACPKDRRVTFAQITDKGKELIESIFPPHQERINEIVSVLTEEEKKQAIDLMKKVGLHANELL; this comes from the coding sequence ATGGATAAAACAAAAGAAATTGAAGATTCTCTTAAATTTTTTATTGTCCTTTCTCGTGCACATCGTGCTTTTAATGATGTTGTCAATAAAAATATTGCAACTTTTAAGTTAAATCCTACTGAATTTGCTGTTTTGGAGCTTCTTTATCATAAGGGAGACCAACCATTACAACAAATTGGCGGGAAAATTCTTCTAGCGAGCGGAAGTATCACATATGTGGTCGATAAATTGGAACAGAAAAATCTTTTAAATCGTGTGGCTTGTCCAAAAGACCGAAGAGTTACATTTGCACAAATTACTGACAAAGGAAAAGAATTAATAGAGAGTATTTTTCCTCCACATCAGGAACGGATCAATGAAATTGTTAGTGTGTTGACGGAAGAGGAAAAAAAACAAGCAATCGACTTAATGAAAAAAGTTGGTCTGCATGCAAATGAGTTACTATAA
- a CDS encoding aspartyl-phosphate phosphatase Spo0E family protein, whose protein sequence is MKYERLKTKLLEKINLKREEMIETATREGYTSETAVKCSQDLDMLLNEYQQMIIDEEYL, encoded by the coding sequence ATGAAATATGAACGACTCAAAACAAAGCTTCTTGAGAAAATTAACCTTAAGAGAGAAGAAATGATTGAAACAGCAACGAGAGAAGGCTATACAAGTGAAACTGCTGTTAAGTGTAGTCAAGATTTGGACATGCTTCTTAACGAATATCAACAAATGATAATAGATGAAGAATATCTGTAA
- a CDS encoding divergent polysaccharide deacetylase family protein, translating to MKKISFLTLILFLIPPIILAAPPDEDHEKQVAIVIDDFGNGMKGTAEILSLPVPITAAIMPFLSTTEEDAKLAHKNGHEVIVHLPMEPISGKKSWLGPGAITTDLSNEEVKKRVHAAIDDVPYAVGMNNHMGSKVTADERVMRIILEVCKERNLYYLDSKTTGKSVVPKLASELHVPYLENELFFDEQYTTSHIIKQANLLMTRIDQDNEIIAIGHVGIAGEKTASVLKQYVPLVEKKADTVTLSELLLEIDFTPKEQKT from the coding sequence GTGAAAAAAATTAGCTTTCTTACCCTTATCTTATTCCTTATTCCACCTATCATACTAGCCGCACCACCAGATGAGGATCACGAAAAACAGGTAGCTATCGTAATAGACGATTTCGGAAATGGGATGAAAGGTACAGCTGAAATATTATCTTTACCTGTACCTATTACAGCTGCAATTATGCCTTTTCTTTCTACCACGGAAGAAGATGCGAAGCTTGCTCATAAAAATGGACATGAAGTAATTGTTCACTTACCTATGGAACCAATTTCCGGAAAAAAGAGCTGGCTTGGACCAGGTGCAATAACAACTGATTTATCAAATGAGGAAGTGAAAAAGAGAGTACATGCTGCAATTGACGATGTTCCTTATGCAGTTGGAATGAACAACCATATGGGCTCAAAAGTAACCGCTGATGAGAGAGTGATGAGAATTATATTAGAAGTCTGTAAAGAACGGAATCTGTATTATTTAGATAGTAAAACAACAGGTAAAAGTGTAGTTCCGAAGCTAGCTAGTGAGCTGCATGTACCTTATTTAGAAAACGAGCTTTTTTTTGATGAGCAATATACAACAAGCCATATTATTAAGCAAGCTAATCTTTTAATGACTCGAATTGACCAGGATAATGAAATCATTGCAATTGGACATGTTGGAATCGCAGGTGAGAAAACAGCATCTGTATTAAAGCAATATGTTCCATTGGTTGAGAAGAAAGCAGATACCGTTACTTTATCTGAGCTCTTGTTAGAGATAGATTTTACTCCAAAAGAGCAAAAAACATAA
- the cbpA gene encoding cyclic di-AMP binding protein CbpA has protein sequence MKVRYHYVPKEDVKYCDEGFTVKQAYDYLKETGFRSIPVLSEGGKQFVGFIYKVHLLEYFVDEKGQDSDSIMPLIKNQDAYIFEEDSFFKTFLTIRRLPFLAVLNEEKEFSGIITHSNIMDVLEDSFGMKTGGYLLTVGTKEHKGAIKDLVTAVKDVNIEGLLTLDNGDQYIRRIILNISSEVSEDKLKKVIKKLEDKEFRVTSVDLIKKQS, from the coding sequence ATGAAGGTCCGTTATCATTATGTACCAAAAGAAGATGTGAAATATTGTGATGAAGGGTTTACAGTTAAGCAAGCTTATGACTATTTAAAAGAAACAGGGTTTCGTAGTATTCCTGTATTAAGCGAAGGCGGCAAACAATTTGTTGGCTTTATTTATAAAGTTCATTTACTAGAATATTTTGTCGATGAAAAGGGGCAAGATTCTGATTCTATCATGCCTTTGATTAAAAATCAGGATGCGTACATATTTGAAGAGGACTCTTTTTTTAAAACTTTTTTGACGATACGAAGGCTCCCATTTTTAGCTGTTTTAAATGAGGAAAAAGAATTTTCTGGAATCATTACCCATTCTAATATCATGGATGTACTAGAGGACTCCTTTGGAATGAAAACAGGGGGATACTTACTTACTGTTGGAACAAAGGAACATAAGGGAGCTATTAAAGATTTAGTTACAGCCGTAAAAGATGTAAATATTGAAGGTCTGTTAACATTAGATAATGGAGATCAATACATCCGAAGAATCATCTTAAACATTTCAAGTGAAGTGTCAGAAGATAAACTTAAGAAAGTAATAAAGAAGCTTGAGGATAAAGAGTTTCGAGTGACATCAGTGGATTTAATCAAAAAACAAAGCTAA
- a CDS encoding 1,2-dihydroxy-3-keto-5-methylthiopentene dioxygenase, which translates to MAVIKVRNTSEVIEGHDNVLTFLEKQGVLYEHWDMSKLPEELKEKFVLSDEEKEGILTAYKDEIEELAERRGYKTWDIVALSDATPNIEELLKKFENVHTHTEDEVRAITAGHGIFIIKGNDEVGYFDVELEPGDVISVPEGNPHFFTLMEDRQVVAVRLFIETEGWVAHPYQDTVSK; encoded by the coding sequence ATGGCAGTTATTAAAGTGAGAAATACAAGTGAAGTAATAGAAGGACACGACAATGTACTAACATTTTTAGAAAAGCAAGGTGTTCTATATGAGCATTGGGATATGAGTAAATTACCGGAAGAATTAAAAGAAAAATTCGTGCTTTCTGATGAGGAAAAAGAGGGTATTTTAACAGCTTATAAAGATGAAATTGAAGAATTAGCAGAAAGAAGAGGCTACAAAACATGGGATATCGTGGCTTTATCTGATGCAACGCCTAACATAGAGGAGCTTCTCAAAAAGTTTGAAAATGTTCACACACACACAGAAGATGAGGTTCGTGCGATTACTGCTGGACATGGTATTTTCATTATTAAAGGCAATGATGAAGTAGGTTATTTCGATGTTGAGCTTGAACCAGGCGATGTTATTTCAGTACCTGAAGGAAATCCACATTTCTTTACGTTAATGGAGGATCGCCAAGTTGTAGCAGTAAGATTATTCATTGAAACAGAGGGCTGGGTAGCTCATCCTTATCAAGATACAGTTAGCAAATAA
- a CDS encoding methylthioribulose 1-phosphate dehydratase, which yields MSLVQERWDELADIKRVLAIRDWFPATSGNLAIKVNHDPLTFLVTASGKDKTKESREDFLEVDQFGQSLYDTHLKPSAETLLHVEIFNKTDAGCSLHVHTIDNNVISELYADKGEIVFQGQEIIKAYGLWEEDASFTIPIIPNYAHIPTLANEFSKHVSAAAGAVLIRNHGITAWGRNALEAKKYLEASEFLFSYHVKLLSLKALVR from the coding sequence TTGAGCTTAGTGCAAGAGAGATGGGATGAGTTAGCAGATATAAAGCGGGTGCTAGCTATAAGAGATTGGTTTCCTGCTACAAGTGGTAATTTAGCGATTAAAGTGAATCATGATCCTCTCACTTTTTTAGTAACAGCAAGTGGCAAAGACAAAACGAAGGAATCACGTGAGGATTTCTTAGAAGTGGATCAATTTGGTCAGTCGCTTTATGATACACATCTAAAGCCTTCTGCTGAAACTCTATTACATGTTGAGATATTTAATAAGACAGATGCAGGATGTAGCTTACATGTTCATACAATTGATAACAATGTGATATCTGAACTATATGCAGATAAGGGTGAAATTGTTTTTCAAGGGCAGGAAATTATTAAAGCGTATGGATTATGGGAAGAAGATGCTTCATTTACAATCCCAATCATACCCAATTATGCCCATATTCCAACCTTAGCTAATGAATTTTCAAAACATGTTTCAGCTGCTGCTGGAGCGGTTTTAATCAGGAATCATGGAATTACAGCCTGGGGTAGGAATGCTCTAGAAGCAAAAAAATATTTAGAAGCAAGTGAATTCTTGTTTTCATACCATGTGAAATTGCTATCACTAAAGGCTCTTGTGAGATAA
- a CDS encoding 2-hydroxy-3-keto-5-methylthiopentenyl-1-phosphate phosphatase has protein sequence MSNKVIICDFDGTITETDNIIAIMKKFAPPEWNELKNGVLSQEISISEGVGKMFQLLPASLKQEIIDYILEYAEIRKGFKEFVAYTKEKKIPLYIVSGGIDFFVYPLLDGLVDSDQIYCNRANFEGEKIKIEWPHTCDDTCSNECGCCKPSLIRQLTTSKQEKIVIGDSITDLQAAKLADYVIARDLLLEKSKELDLPYRPFTTFFDVMNILEQLEEVKS, from the coding sequence ATGAGCAATAAAGTGATTATATGTGATTTTGATGGAACAATAACTGAAACAGATAATATTATTGCCATCATGAAAAAGTTCGCTCCACCAGAATGGAACGAATTAAAGAATGGTGTTCTTTCACAAGAAATCTCTATTTCTGAAGGCGTCGGGAAAATGTTTCAGCTATTACCAGCCTCATTGAAACAAGAAATAATTGACTATATTCTAGAATACGCTGAAATTCGTAAAGGCTTTAAGGAGTTTGTAGCGTATACAAAAGAAAAGAAAATTCCTTTATATATTGTCAGTGGAGGTATAGATTTCTTCGTGTATCCACTACTTGATGGCCTTGTTGATAGTGATCAAATTTATTGTAATCGTGCTAATTTTGAAGGTGAGAAAATCAAGATTGAATGGCCGCATACATGTGATGATACCTGTAGCAATGAATGTGGTTGCTGTAAGCCATCTCTTATTCGTCAATTAACTACTTCTAAACAAGAAAAAATTGTGATTGGAGATTCCATTACAGATCTCCAAGCTGCTAAGTTAGCAGATTACGTCATTGCTAGAGATTTATTATTAGAGAAAAGTAAGGAATTAGATTTACCGTACAGGCCTTTTACTACATTCTTTGATGTGATGAACATCTTGGAACAGCTTGAGGAGGTAAAGAGTTGA
- the mtnW gene encoding 2,3-diketo-5-methylthiopentyl-1-phosphate enolase encodes MSEVIATYLVHDTKGDLEKKAEGIALGLTIGSWTDLPLLEQEQLKAHKGRVIEVKELDTEEKTNQFLGRKVTKGIIKIAYPGVNYSHDLPAILTTTFGKLSLDGEVKLLDLEFSDELKTAFAGPSFGIQGIRESVGVYDRPLLMSIFKGVIGRDLTYLSKQLEQQLLGGVDLVKDDEILFDNLLTPFEKRIASGKEVIRSVFEQTGHRALYAVNLSGKTFELKDKAKRASELGANVLLFNVFAYGLDVLQSLAEDKEITVPIMAHPAVSGASTASSLYGFSSSLLLGKLLRMSGADFSLFPSPYGSVALDRDETLGIAQNCVNEDVFKQTFPVPSAGIHPGLVPLLMKDFGTESIINAGGGVHGHPNGAVGGGRAFRAAIDATLQGKTLREAAEDQLDLQLAIDLWGAKEVIQ; translated from the coding sequence GTGAGTGAAGTAATTGCTACATATCTTGTCCATGATACAAAAGGAGACCTAGAAAAGAAAGCAGAAGGAATTGCCCTTGGGTTAACGATAGGATCATGGACGGATCTTCCATTACTAGAACAGGAACAGTTAAAGGCTCATAAGGGTCGTGTAATAGAGGTTAAAGAGCTAGATACAGAAGAAAAAACAAACCAATTCCTAGGAAGGAAAGTTACAAAAGGAATAATAAAAATTGCGTACCCAGGAGTTAATTATAGTCATGATTTACCAGCTATCTTGACGACAACCTTTGGGAAGCTATCACTTGATGGAGAAGTAAAACTTCTTGATTTAGAATTTTCGGATGAGCTGAAAACGGCATTTGCGGGTCCTTCCTTTGGTATTCAAGGAATCCGTGAAAGCGTCGGTGTATATGACCGACCGCTACTTATGAGTATCTTTAAAGGAGTAATAGGGAGAGATTTGACCTATTTATCAAAGCAATTAGAACAGCAGCTCTTAGGAGGAGTTGATTTAGTAAAAGATGATGAAATTCTTTTCGATAATCTACTTACACCGTTCGAAAAACGAATAGCTTCAGGTAAGGAAGTGATTAGATCCGTTTTTGAACAAACCGGTCATCGAGCATTATATGCAGTTAATCTATCTGGTAAAACATTTGAATTAAAGGATAAAGCAAAAAGAGCTTCAGAGCTTGGAGCGAACGTTCTATTATTCAATGTATTTGCTTACGGTTTAGATGTCTTGCAAAGTTTAGCAGAAGATAAAGAAATTACTGTTCCTATTATGGCTCATCCAGCTGTGAGTGGCGCATCAACAGCTTCCAGCTTATATGGATTCTCAAGTTCATTATTACTTGGGAAATTACTAAGAATGTCTGGTGCGGATTTTTCTTTATTTCCATCACCGTACGGCAGTGTAGCGCTTGATCGTGATGAGACGCTAGGAATAGCGCAAAACTGTGTGAATGAGGATGTTTTTAAGCAAACATTCCCGGTTCCTTCTGCTGGTATTCATCCTGGTCTTGTTCCTTTACTAATGAAGGACTTTGGGACGGAATCGATTATCAATGCAGGAGGAGGAGTACATGGTCATCCAAACGGAGCCGTTGGCGGAGGAAGGGCATTCCGTGCAGCAATCGATGCTACCTTACAAGGGAAAACGTTAAGAGAAGCAGCAGAAGATCAGTTAGATTTACAGCTTGCAATTGATCTATGGGGTGCTAAAGAGGTGATTCAATGA